A genomic segment from Yimella sp. cx-51 encodes:
- the arc gene encoding proteasome ATPase has protein sequence MADERPTPEPAKYDEVQSLRAEVEALRARVTMSPGERADLDQQVRQLRSAQATLSTQNERLVRTLKDAREQIVSLKGEIDRLAQPPASFGVILGRGEGDTVDILTSGRKMRVGVSPTIEDEAIVPGREVVLNEALNIVRAVGFETVGELVQVKEMLSGDRVLVLVRGDEERVCRVAAALSDTAIRVGDSLLLDGRTNFVFEKIAKAEVADLVLEEVPDIRYEDIGGLAGQIEQIRDAVEMPYLHAELFREHALRPPKGVLLYGPPGCGKTMIAKAVAASLARKVAEKTGKEQPKSYFLNIKGPELLNKYVGETERHIRLIFQRAREVSSDGTPVVVFFDEMESLFRTRGSGVSSDVETTVVPQLLAEIDGVEKLENVIVIGASNREDMIDPAILRPGRLDVKIKIERPDAQSAHEIFGKYLTAELPLHPDDLAEHDGDRDATVADMIQATVERMYAEIDENRFLEVTYASGDKEILYFKDFNSGAMVQNIVDRAKKMAIKEQLLTGVKGIRVEHLLESCVVEFKENEDLPNTTNPDDWARISGKKGERITYIRTLIDGKQGGGSSKAIDSVATTGQYL, from the coding sequence ATGGCTGACGAACGTCCCACCCCCGAGCCCGCGAAATACGACGAGGTGCAGAGTCTGCGCGCCGAGGTCGAGGCTCTGCGTGCCCGCGTGACGATGAGCCCCGGCGAGCGCGCCGATCTTGACCAGCAGGTGCGCCAGTTGCGTTCGGCCCAGGCCACGCTGTCGACGCAGAACGAACGCCTGGTGCGCACGCTCAAGGACGCTCGTGAGCAGATCGTGTCGCTCAAGGGCGAGATCGACCGGCTGGCCCAGCCCCCGGCGTCCTTCGGCGTGATCCTTGGTCGCGGTGAGGGTGACACCGTCGACATCCTGACCTCCGGCCGCAAGATGCGCGTGGGTGTCAGCCCGACGATCGAGGACGAGGCCATCGTCCCAGGTCGCGAAGTGGTGCTCAACGAGGCCCTCAACATCGTGCGTGCCGTCGGTTTCGAGACGGTCGGCGAGCTCGTGCAGGTCAAGGAAATGCTGTCCGGCGACCGTGTGCTGGTGCTGGTGCGCGGCGACGAGGAGCGGGTCTGCCGAGTGGCAGCAGCGTTGTCCGACACAGCGATTCGCGTCGGCGACTCGCTGTTGCTGGACGGCCGCACCAACTTCGTCTTCGAGAAGATCGCCAAAGCTGAGGTGGCCGATCTGGTGCTCGAGGAAGTGCCTGACATCCGCTATGAGGACATCGGTGGCCTCGCCGGTCAGATCGAACAGATCCGGGACGCCGTCGAGATGCCCTACCTGCATGCCGAACTCTTCCGCGAGCACGCATTGCGTCCGCCCAAGGGCGTCTTGCTCTACGGCCCGCCCGGCTGTGGCAAGACAATGATCGCCAAGGCGGTCGCCGCATCCCTGGCCCGCAAGGTGGCCGAGAAGACCGGCAAGGAACAACCCAAGAGTTACTTCCTGAACATCAAGGGCCCCGAACTGCTCAACAAGTACGTCGGTGAGACCGAGCGGCACATCCGGCTGATCTTCCAGCGGGCCCGCGAAGTCTCCTCCGACGGCACGCCCGTGGTGGTCTTCTTCGACGAAATGGAGTCGCTGTTCCGCACCCGCGGATCGGGCGTGAGCTCGGACGTCGAGACCACCGTCGTCCCGCAACTCCTGGCCGAGATCGACGGTGTGGAGAAGCTGGAGAACGTCATCGTCATCGGTGCCTCCAACCGCGAGGACATGATCGATCCCGCGATCCTCCGACCGGGCCGGCTCGACGTGAAGATCAAGATCGAGCGTCCCGACGCCCAGAGCGCACACGAGATCTTCGGCAAGTACCTCACCGCCGAACTGCCGCTGCACCCGGACGACCTGGCCGAGCACGACGGCGACCGGGACGCCACGGTGGCCGACATGATCCAGGCGACCGTCGAGCGCATGTACGCAGAGATCGACGAGAACCGCTTCCTGGAGGTCACCTACGCCAGCGGCGACAAGGAGATCCTGTACTTCAAGGACTTCAACTCCGGCGCGATGGTGCAGAACATCGTTGACCGCGCCAAGAAAATGGCGATCAAGGAGCAGTTACTGACCGGGGTCAAGGGCATCCGCGTCGAGCACCTCCTGGAGAGCTGCGTGGTGGAGTTCAAGGAGAACGAAGACCTCCCCAACACCACCAACCCCGACGACTGGGCGCGCATCTCCGGCAAGAAGGGGGAGCGCATCACCTACATCCGCACACTCATCGACGGAAAGCAGGGTGGTGGGTCGTCCAAGGCGATCGACTCGGTGGCCACGACGGGCCAATACCTCTAG
- a CDS encoding DUF3054 domain-containing protein, with amino-acid sequence MTSRPSTKNWPLLILDVALVIIFAAIGRASHDSGNLAGALDTAWPFLIGTATGWIVAYYNWDRLVPVTVPSGVTVWICTVAIGMLLRHQMDLGTAVPFIIVASLTLAAFLIGWRAIRHLIVRQRNAATG; translated from the coding sequence GTGACCAGTCGTCCGAGCACCAAAAATTGGCCGCTGCTCATTCTCGATGTCGCGCTGGTCATCATCTTCGCCGCGATCGGCAGGGCGTCGCACGACTCCGGGAACCTCGCCGGAGCCCTCGACACCGCGTGGCCATTCCTCATCGGGACGGCCACCGGCTGGATCGTCGCCTACTACAACTGGGATCGCCTCGTGCCGGTGACCGTGCCTTCAGGCGTCACGGTGTGGATCTGCACGGTGGCCATCGGCATGCTGTTGCGGCACCAGATGGATCTGGGTACGGCGGTGCCGTTCATCATCGTCGCCTCGCTGACCTTGGCCGCCTTCCTCATCGGATGGCGTGCGATCCGCCACTTGATCGTGCGGCAGCGCAACGCTGCCACTGGATGA
- a CDS encoding alpha/beta hydrolase, which translates to MSRTSWSDTSGMPLRTRLLCFALARTQRVPFAEMTLEQLAADSRALSPAPKFPASVIIGGLTPGIEIDEFTVPVRDGFELPVRRYRGSKQTDRVLLYIHGGGWVRGRPRDYDSMLTLLAHRAECTVLAPDYRKAPEHKAPQGLHDALDIFDWLSGGPTECGTPTPRIVVGGDSAGGNLSALTAIHAREHRRDLLGQVLIYPATDLSIVHEMRRAPALTGPDMDRYKELYLEGTGLADVDPKLSPARADVRGVAPALVQTADRDPLCAEGIDYARQLQRHGVPTRLTRYYQVPHGFLNMPGATNVGHQARMEIADQLIDWWTAQ; encoded by the coding sequence ATGTCACGCACCAGTTGGTCCGACACCTCCGGAATGCCACTTCGCACGCGTTTGCTGTGCTTCGCCCTGGCACGCACGCAGCGCGTTCCCTTCGCCGAGATGACCCTCGAGCAGCTCGCGGCTGACTCCCGGGCACTGTCACCGGCGCCGAAATTCCCTGCCTCCGTCATCATCGGTGGCCTCACCCCCGGCATCGAGATCGACGAGTTCACGGTGCCCGTGCGCGACGGTTTCGAGTTACCGGTGCGGCGTTACCGTGGCAGCAAGCAGACCGATCGGGTGTTGCTCTACATCCACGGCGGCGGGTGGGTGCGCGGACGTCCGCGCGACTACGACTCGATGCTCACGCTGCTGGCCCATCGGGCCGAATGCACCGTGCTGGCCCCCGACTACCGCAAGGCCCCTGAGCACAAGGCTCCGCAAGGCCTGCACGACGCGCTCGACATCTTCGACTGGTTGAGTGGCGGTCCTACCGAGTGCGGCACCCCGACGCCGCGGATCGTGGTCGGCGGCGACAGCGCAGGAGGCAACCTCTCGGCCCTCACTGCCATCCACGCCCGCGAGCATCGTCGCGATCTGCTCGGCCAGGTGCTCATCTACCCGGCCACCGATCTGTCGATCGTGCACGAGATGCGCCGTGCACCCGCTCTGACCGGACCTGACATGGACCGCTACAAGGAGCTCTACCTCGAGGGCACCGGGCTCGCGGACGTCGACCCGAAGCTGTCACCCGCACGTGCGGACGTCCGCGGGGTTGCGCCGGCATTGGTGCAGACCGCTGACCGCGATCCGTTGTGCGCCGAGGGAATCGACTACGCCCGCCAACTGCAGCGTCACGGTGTGCCGACCCGCCTGACCCGCTACTACCAGGTGCCGCACGGCTTCCTCAACATGCCCGGCGCGACCAATGTGGGCCATCAAGCACGCATGGAGATCGCTGACCAGCTCATCGATTGGTGGACTGCCCAGTGA
- the dop gene encoding depupylase/deamidase Dop, with amino-acid sequence MSVRRVMGIETEYGISQPGDPSANPMLMSGRVVTAYARSLGLRAAQGGWDYADEAPLQDARGWAMDRQMADPSQLTDEEDPTMANVVLTNGARLYVDHAHPEYSSPEVSSPRAAVIWDRAGELVMREAVRLLNGPGMPPLNLYKNNTDGKGASYGTHENYLMRRLTPFADIINGLIPFFVTRQVFCGSGKVGIGTESQRAGFQLSQRADFFETEVGLETTLKRPIINTRDEPHAVTEKYRRLHVIIGDANHCDVANFLKLGTTSLVLGIIEAGAVTQDLTLAEPVAALQQISHDPSLKTKVALADGRTLTALEIQYAYLEMVQQWLEASYGNDLDAETAETVQRWSDVLDKLDTDPMSAAREVDWVAKLQLLQGFRDRGLEWSDPKLRAIDIQWSDVRADKGIFHKLAAAGRFEELVSADDVAAAVTEPPTDTRAYFRGRALSQFGANVAAASWDSVIFDVPERRAMQRVPMLEPLRGSKEHVGELFDAAGSADELLTALLTPGNGR; translated from the coding sequence ATGAGCGTGCGCCGTGTGATGGGGATCGAGACCGAGTACGGCATCTCGCAGCCGGGCGATCCGAGTGCCAACCCGATGCTGATGTCGGGCAGGGTGGTGACCGCCTACGCCCGCTCTCTGGGGCTGCGCGCCGCACAGGGCGGCTGGGACTACGCCGACGAAGCGCCCCTGCAGGACGCGCGTGGCTGGGCAATGGACCGGCAGATGGCCGACCCGAGCCAGCTCACCGATGAGGAAGACCCGACGATGGCGAATGTCGTCCTCACCAACGGTGCCCGCTTGTACGTCGACCACGCCCACCCGGAGTACTCCTCACCGGAGGTGAGCTCGCCCCGGGCAGCCGTGATCTGGGACCGTGCCGGCGAGTTGGTGATGCGTGAGGCGGTCAGGCTGCTCAACGGGCCGGGCATGCCACCGCTGAACCTCTACAAGAACAACACCGACGGCAAGGGCGCCTCCTACGGCACCCACGAGAACTACCTCATGCGGCGGCTCACCCCGTTCGCCGACATCATCAACGGCCTCATCCCGTTCTTCGTCACCCGGCAGGTCTTCTGCGGCTCCGGCAAGGTCGGCATCGGCACCGAATCGCAGCGGGCCGGCTTCCAGCTCTCCCAACGGGCTGACTTCTTCGAGACCGAGGTGGGTCTGGAGACCACCCTCAAGCGGCCGATCATCAACACCCGCGACGAACCGCATGCTGTCACCGAGAAGTACCGCCGGCTGCACGTCATCATCGGCGACGCCAACCACTGCGATGTCGCCAATTTCCTCAAGCTCGGCACCACCAGCCTGGTGCTCGGCATCATCGAAGCGGGTGCCGTCACGCAAGACCTCACGCTCGCCGAGCCGGTGGCCGCCCTGCAACAGATCTCCCACGATCCCTCGCTGAAGACCAAGGTGGCGCTGGCGGACGGGCGGACGCTGACCGCGCTGGAGATCCAGTACGCCTATCTGGAGATGGTGCAGCAGTGGTTGGAGGCCAGCTACGGCAACGATCTTGACGCCGAGACCGCAGAGACGGTGCAGCGGTGGAGCGATGTGCTCGACAAACTCGACACCGACCCCATGAGCGCCGCACGCGAAGTCGATTGGGTCGCCAAACTGCAACTCCTGCAAGGCTTTCGCGATCGCGGATTGGAGTGGTCCGACCCGAAGTTGCGGGCCATCGACATCCAGTGGAGCGATGTGCGCGCCGACAAGGGCATCTTCCACAAGCTGGCCGCGGCCGGACGCTTCGAGGAGTTGGTGAGTGCCGACGACGTCGCTGCAGCAGTCACCGAACCGCCCACTGACACCCGGGCCTATTTCCGCGGCCGGGCCCTGTCCCAGTTCGGGGCGAATGTCGCGGCCGCGTCGTGGGATTCGGTCATCTTCGACGTCCCCGAACGCCGCGCCATGCAGCGGGTGCCGATGCTCGAGCCCCTGCGCGGGAGCAAGGAACACGTGGGGGAGTTGTTCGACGCGGCAGGGAGCGCCGACGAACTCCTCACCGCGCTGTTGACGCCAGGCAACGGTCGCTGA
- a CDS encoding ubiquitin-like protein Pup, with the protein MAQERINPQRRDGGPADEGDAPAPVAPQVQTGEIDSVLDEIDSVLESNSEEFVRGFVQKGGQ; encoded by the coding sequence ATGGCCCAGGAACGCATCAACCCGCAGCGCCGCGACGGTGGTCCGGCCGACGAAGGCGACGCCCCGGCGCCAGTCGCGCCGCAGGTGCAGACCGGCGAGATCGACAGCGTCCTCGACGAGATCGACAGCGTGTTGGAGTCCAACTCGGAGGAGTTCGTGCGCGGCTTCGTCCAGAAGGGCGGCCAGTGA
- the prcB gene encoding proteasome subunit beta has protein sequence MSRPGADASGRLPDEFLVAGSSSFTDFIGAHAPDLMPGARHAPGSVQVQAPHGTTIVALTYPGGVLVAGDRRATMGNLIASHTMRKVFLADDHCAVGIAGTAGVAIEMVRLFQVELEHYEKIEGTALSLQGKANRLATMIRGNLGMAMQGLAVVPLFAGFDPQSGSGRMFSYDVTGGCYEERHFHSVGSGSLFARGALKKLWRPELSEDEAVRVIVEALYDAADDDSATGGPDPGRRIWPNVAVLDEQGARFVPDDQIEQVVAGVVASRREEDPR, from the coding sequence GTGAGCCGTCCCGGCGCGGATGCCTCCGGTCGGCTGCCGGATGAGTTCCTGGTGGCTGGTTCGTCGTCGTTCACCGATTTCATCGGCGCGCACGCGCCCGACCTGATGCCCGGAGCACGGCACGCACCCGGCAGCGTGCAGGTGCAGGCTCCGCACGGCACCACGATCGTCGCGCTGACCTACCCCGGCGGCGTGCTGGTGGCCGGCGACCGGCGGGCCACGATGGGCAATCTCATCGCCAGTCACACGATGCGCAAGGTCTTCCTGGCCGATGACCACTGCGCGGTCGGCATTGCCGGCACAGCGGGAGTGGCGATCGAGATGGTGCGGTTGTTCCAGGTGGAGCTGGAGCACTACGAGAAGATCGAGGGCACCGCACTGTCTTTGCAGGGCAAGGCGAATCGGCTCGCGACGATGATCCGGGGCAATCTCGGCATGGCCATGCAGGGCCTCGCCGTCGTCCCGTTGTTCGCAGGCTTCGATCCCCAGTCGGGATCAGGCCGGATGTTCAGCTATGACGTCACCGGCGGTTGCTACGAGGAGCGGCATTTCCACTCGGTCGGTTCGGGCTCCCTCTTCGCGCGCGGTGCGCTGAAGAAGTTGTGGCGTCCGGAACTGTCGGAGGACGAGGCCGTGCGGGTGATCGTCGAAGCGTTGTACGACGCCGCCGACGACGACTCCGCCACCGGAGGGCCAGACCCGGGCCGACGCATCTGGCCGAATGTCGCAGTGCTCGACGAACAAGGCGCACGATTCGTGCCCGATGACCAGATCGAGCAGGTTGTCGCCGGTGTGGTCGCCTCTCGCCGTGAGGAGGATCCGCGATGA